In Rubrivirga marina, the following are encoded in one genomic region:
- a CDS encoding T9SS type A sorting domain-containing protein yields the protein MVARWDGSTWTSLGGANDWIFALGIGPDGTLYAAGRFTQIGGVAATRVARYDGTSWAAMGPGFNNPPEDLVVDSEGTVYVTGGMNLVGGGSPRAIFQWDGQAWTVPGGGQGLNNTGYSLALDAEDNLYVGGSFRTVSGVAANNVAKWDGTSWSALGGGTQTVGAVVYTLEVGPTGELYAGGYFTEMDGGTVEHLARWDGSAWAGVAGGVAGESGAGTAVRDVAFDGGGQLYIGGSFATAGGVAVMGVARLAGATWEPLAGGVGNGTVLAIAVDGAAFYAGGGYSSIGGVSGLNYFARYEGGVATPAEPVPQAGALVLGPAFPNPSIATTTLRFSSDRAQTVRLELFDVLGRRVATLYEGPVSAGQRVAVPVAVGSLPAGAYLARLTGDGGPVTRRLDRAR from the coding sequence ATGGTGGCCCGGTGGGACGGGAGCACGTGGACCTCCCTCGGCGGGGCCAACGACTGGATCTTCGCCCTCGGCATCGGCCCCGACGGCACGCTCTACGCCGCCGGCCGGTTTACACAGATCGGCGGCGTCGCCGCCACGCGCGTGGCGCGCTACGACGGGACGAGCTGGGCCGCGATGGGCCCCGGCTTCAACAACCCGCCCGAGGACCTCGTCGTCGACAGCGAGGGGACGGTCTACGTGACGGGCGGGATGAACCTCGTCGGCGGCGGCTCGCCACGGGCCATCTTCCAATGGGACGGCCAGGCGTGGACCGTGCCCGGTGGGGGCCAGGGCCTCAACAACACGGGCTACTCGCTCGCCCTCGACGCCGAGGACAACCTCTACGTCGGCGGCTCCTTCCGGACGGTCAGCGGCGTGGCGGCGAACAACGTCGCGAAGTGGGACGGCACGAGTTGGAGCGCGCTCGGCGGCGGCACGCAGACCGTCGGCGCGGTGGTCTACACGCTGGAGGTGGGCCCGACGGGCGAGCTCTACGCCGGCGGCTACTTCACCGAGATGGACGGCGGCACCGTGGAACACCTCGCCCGGTGGGACGGCTCGGCGTGGGCCGGCGTGGCCGGCGGCGTCGCGGGCGAGTCCGGGGCGGGCACGGCCGTCCGCGACGTCGCGTTCGATGGGGGCGGCCAGCTCTACATCGGCGGCAGCTTCGCGACGGCCGGCGGCGTCGCGGTGATGGGCGTGGCCCGCCTCGCGGGTGCGACCTGGGAGCCGCTGGCGGGCGGCGTCGGCAACGGGACGGTCCTGGCGATCGCCGTCGACGGCGCGGCTTTCTACGCCGGCGGCGGGTACAGCAGCATCGGCGGCGTCTCCGGGCTCAACTACTTCGCGCGGTACGAGGGCGGCGTGGCGACGCCGGCCGAGCCTGTGCCGCAGGCCGGCGCCCTCGTCCTCGGTCCGGCCTTCCCCAACCCCTCCATCGCCACGACCACGCTCCGGTTCTCGTCGGACCGGGCGCAGACCGTCCGCCTGGAGCTGTTTGACGTGCTCGGCCGGCGCGTCGCCACGCTCTACGAGGGGCCGGTCTCGGCGGGCCAGCGCGTGGCGGTCCCCGTGGCCGTCGGGTCGCTCCCGGCAGGGGCGTACCTCGCCCGGCTCACGGGAGACGGCGGCCCGGTGACCCGGCGGCTCGACCGCGCGCGCTAG
- a CDS encoding cytochrome C, translating to MTSRLHLVALSCTILLAGCRSEAAPTSDAPAVAAASDLEAGRYLVEVGGCNDCHAVGYVESNGALPDSLWLMGSPVGFRGPWGTSYAKNLRLTTHQLTEDQWVARLQAGGLPPMPWPAVRALSDADARAVYRFVRSLGPAGELAPRPVGPDAEPATPYFDFVPQHLDRLAAPADSAAG from the coding sequence ATGACCTCCCGACTCCACCTCGTCGCCCTCTCCTGCACGATCCTCCTCGCCGGGTGCCGATCCGAGGCGGCCCCCACGTCCGACGCCCCGGCCGTCGCCGCCGCCAGCGACCTCGAGGCCGGCCGCTACCTCGTCGAGGTCGGCGGGTGCAACGACTGCCACGCCGTCGGCTACGTCGAGTCGAACGGGGCCCTCCCCGACTCGCTGTGGCTGATGGGCTCGCCCGTCGGGTTCCGCGGGCCGTGGGGCACGAGCTACGCCAAGAACCTCCGTCTCACGACGCACCAGCTGACCGAGGACCAGTGGGTCGCACGGCTCCAGGCCGGCGGCCTCCCGCCGATGCCGTGGCCGGCCGTCCGCGCCCTCAGCGACGCCGACGCCCGGGCGGTCTACCGGTTCGTCCGGTCCCTGGGACCGGCCGGCGAGCTCGCGCCGCGCCCCGTCGGGCCCGACGCCGAGCCGGCGACGCCCTACTTCGACTTCGTCCCGCAGCACCTCGACCGGCTGGCTGCGCCCGCCGACTCGGCCGCCGGCTGA
- a CDS encoding WD40/YVTN/BNR-like repeat-containing protein produces the protein MTAPWTPVDLPDAVRAVAARDALAVAALDDGRLARSDDGGATWSAGPSALASLSAGLLHLDNAVLAGTARGVVRVAAARAWAPVPPAPLGVVVTALAGRGAVTIAGTARSGVFRSADGGIAWEAAGRGLPLDGERLRIFAASAGRGGLVVAHALGVSRSTDGGRSWSTAGVGLPLQVPGVTLAAAGDALYAAVGGRLYRAVPGGGPVLVWAEVYDGVAAARPLHLLGGAAGALYGAADGPPALVVSADGGATWADVGGRLPMVPVGLARTRRWLLALGAEGVLWRARRSAPAQRPPADLALDVEAASADVGLVARFALGAAAPVRLVVCDALDQEVACLADRAFAAGPHLARLPGGALAPGLYRLRLQAGSLSRAVPFVLLG, from the coding sequence ATGACCGCCCCCTGGACCCCGGTCGACCTGCCCGACGCCGTCCGCGCCGTGGCCGCGCGGGACGCGCTGGCCGTGGCGGCCCTCGACGACGGCCGCCTCGCGCGCTCCGACGACGGCGGCGCCACGTGGAGTGCGGGACCGAGCGCGCTCGCATCGCTGTCGGCCGGCCTCCTCCACCTCGACAACGCCGTCCTCGCCGGGACGGCCCGCGGCGTCGTCCGGGTCGCGGCCGCGCGGGCGTGGGCGCCTGTACCGCCGGCCCCCCTCGGCGTGGTCGTGACGGCGCTCGCCGGGCGCGGCGCCGTGACGATTGCCGGGACCGCCCGGTCCGGCGTGTTCCGCTCGGCCGACGGCGGGATCGCGTGGGAGGCTGCCGGGCGCGGCCTCCCGCTCGACGGCGAGCGTCTCCGCATCTTCGCGGCCTCGGCCGGGCGCGGCGGCCTCGTCGTGGCCCACGCGCTCGGGGTGAGCCGGAGCACCGACGGCGGACGGTCGTGGTCGACGGCCGGCGTGGGGCTCCCGCTCCAGGTGCCGGGCGTGACGCTGGCGGCCGCTGGGGACGCGCTCTACGCCGCCGTCGGCGGTCGTTTGTACCGGGCCGTCCCCGGCGGTGGCCCCGTCCTCGTCTGGGCCGAGGTGTACGACGGCGTCGCAGCCGCCCGCCCGCTCCACCTCCTCGGTGGGGCCGCCGGCGCGCTCTACGGGGCCGCCGACGGGCCGCCCGCCCTCGTCGTCTCGGCCGACGGCGGGGCCACCTGGGCCGACGTCGGCGGCCGGCTCCCGATGGTCCCCGTCGGCCTCGCGCGGACGCGGCGGTGGCTGCTCGCGCTCGGGGCCGAGGGCGTTCTGTGGCGCGCCCGGCGCTCGGCCCCGGCGCAGCGCCCGCCGGCCGACCTGGCGCTCGACGTCGAGGCCGCGTCGGCCGACGTCGGTCTCGTCGCCCGGTTCGCCCTCGGCGCCGCCGCGCCGGTTCGCCTCGTGGTCTGCGACGCGCTCGACCAGGAAGTGGCCTGCCTCGCCGACCGCGCCTTCGCGGCCGGGCCGCACCTGGCCCGGCTCCCCGGCGGCGCCCTCGCACCCGGGCTCTACCGCCTCCGCCTCCAGGCCGGGTCGCTCTCCCGCGCCGTCCCCTTCGTCCTGCTCGGCTAG
- a CDS encoding DUF5602 domain-containing protein, protein MTLRTLLFAALAGGLLAALAAVAGLAPQDHTLYGDPVSIGDGSARTYVTLDADGAPTAIGVLLTGDALSGLPAHPGGPGHEMDHMHVLPVPAAAREAGLVTDHVSLDWNANGHEPEGLFTRPHFDVHFYTVPADERTTWMPGSPGFADGARTPDTRYVPAGYLADPTGTVVPAMGLHWLDGADPTYAPGGPGFSEVVLYGSYGGRMIFVEPMITRAFFESLRASGVVHEEALAQPAAWAAAGYYPTTYSVRYDVEADAFRVEVGGMVYRQAS, encoded by the coding sequence ATGACGCTCCGCACGCTCCTCTTCGCCGCCCTCGCCGGCGGCCTCCTCGCGGCCCTCGCCGCCGTCGCCGGCCTCGCGCCCCAGGACCACACCCTCTACGGCGACCCCGTCTCGATCGGCGACGGCTCGGCCCGGACCTACGTGACGCTCGACGCCGACGGCGCGCCCACGGCCATCGGCGTGCTCCTCACCGGCGACGCCCTCTCGGGCCTCCCGGCCCACCCCGGCGGACCCGGTCACGAGATGGACCACATGCACGTGCTCCCGGTCCCGGCCGCCGCGCGCGAGGCCGGCCTCGTGACCGACCACGTCTCGCTGGACTGGAACGCGAACGGGCACGAGCCCGAGGGCCTCTTCACGCGGCCCCACTTCGACGTCCACTTCTACACCGTACCCGCCGACGAGCGGACGACGTGGATGCCCGGGAGCCCCGGCTTCGCCGACGGCGCCCGCACGCCCGACACCCGCTACGTCCCGGCCGGCTACCTCGCCGACCCGACCGGCACCGTCGTCCCGGCCATGGGCCTCCACTGGCTCGACGGCGCCGACCCGACCTACGCGCCCGGCGGCCCCGGCTTTTCCGAGGTCGTCCTCTACGGGAGCTACGGCGGCCGGATGATCTTCGTCGAGCCCATGATCACAAGGGCCTTCTTCGAGTCGCTCCGAGCGAGCGGGGTCGTCCACGAAGAGGCGCTCGCGCAGCCCGCGGCGTGGGCCGCGGCCGGCTACTATCCCACGACCTACTCGGTCCGCTACGACGTCGAGGCCGACGCCTTCCGGGTCGAGGTGGGTGGGATGGTCTACCGGCAGGCCTCCTAG
- a CDS encoding dihydrofolate reductase family protein — protein sequence MPDALPEAAVYIVTSLDGYVAREDGGLDGLPGFAAGEDYGYAASMATVDALVMSRHPYETVRSFDAWPNGETRVVVLSHCGVDVPEALRRTVAVRADEPADVLHGLGPEGVRRVYLDGGRTTQGFLRGGLVTEMVLTRVPALPGSGIPTFGPPGGDVRLQHVETEASPGGLVQSRYRVAPGPSRGQSGRPPTRRGGAGDPVGAVGAPRE from the coding sequence ATGCCCGACGCGCTCCCCGAGGCCGCCGTCTACATCGTCACGAGCCTCGACGGCTACGTCGCGCGCGAGGACGGCGGCCTCGACGGGCTCCCCGGTTTCGCCGCGGGCGAGGACTACGGCTACGCCGCCTCCATGGCGACGGTAGACGCGCTCGTCATGAGCCGCCACCCCTACGAGACCGTCCGAAGCTTCGACGCGTGGCCGAACGGCGAGACGCGCGTCGTGGTCCTCAGCCACTGCGGCGTTGACGTGCCCGAGGCGCTGCGGAGGACGGTCGCGGTCCGGGCGGACGAGCCCGCCGACGTCCTCCACGGACTCGGCCCCGAGGGCGTCCGCCGCGTCTACCTCGACGGCGGGCGGACCACCCAGGGCTTCCTGCGCGGGGGGCTCGTGACCGAGATGGTCCTCACCCGTGTGCCCGCCCTCCCGGGGTCGGGCATCCCCACGTTCGGGCCGCCCGGCGGCGACGTCCGGCTCCAGCACGTCGAGACGGAGGCGTCCCCGGGCGGCCTCGTCCAGAGTCGCTACCGCGTCGCGCCCGGGCCGAGCCGCGGGCAGTCGGGCCGACCGCCCACGCGCCGTGGAGGTGCAGGAGACCCCGTCGGCGCGGTCGGCGCCCCCCGAGAATAG
- a CDS encoding MBL fold metallo-hydrolase, producing MWTVDEIAPDVFRISVFAPEIDLQFNHFLVRDDEPLLYHTGLRAMFPAVREAVGSVLDPAGLRWISGSHFEADEWGALNDWLGIAPNAQAVCGVRGTLLNLTDFAARAPRALPADEPLETGRHRFRFLPTPHLPHGWDAGVLFEETGRTLFCSDLFHQTGPVEPITTADVVGRSREALLAYQADPEGILMDYVPYTPNTKRLLHGLAELQPQTLAVMHGSSFDGDGAGALRDLAEVMREVYGGELEAAPPAPA from the coding sequence ATGTGGACCGTCGACGAGATCGCCCCCGACGTTTTCCGGATCTCGGTGTTCGCCCCCGAGATCGACCTCCAGTTCAACCACTTCCTCGTCCGCGACGACGAGCCGCTTCTGTACCACACGGGCCTCCGGGCCATGTTTCCGGCCGTCCGTGAGGCGGTGGGGAGCGTCCTCGACCCCGCCGGCCTCCGCTGGATCTCGGGGAGCCACTTCGAGGCCGACGAGTGGGGCGCGCTCAACGACTGGCTCGGCATCGCGCCCAACGCCCAGGCCGTCTGCGGCGTGCGCGGGACGCTCCTCAACCTGACCGACTTCGCCGCCCGGGCGCCCCGCGCGCTCCCGGCCGACGAGCCGCTCGAGACCGGGCGCCACCGGTTCCGCTTCCTCCCGACGCCGCACCTCCCGCACGGCTGGGACGCCGGCGTGCTCTTCGAGGAGACCGGGCGGACCCTGTTCTGCTCGGACCTCTTCCACCAGACGGGCCCCGTCGAGCCGATCACGACGGCCGACGTCGTGGGCCGCTCGCGCGAGGCGCTCCTGGCCTACCAGGCCGACCCGGAGGGCATCCTCATGGACTACGTCCCGTACACGCCGAACACGAAGCGGCTCCTCCACGGCCTCGCCGAGCTTCAGCCGCAAACGCTCGCCGTCATGCACGGGTCGAGCTTCGACGGCGACGGGGCCGGCGCCCTCCGCGACCTCGCCGAGGTAATGCGGGAGGTGTACGGGGGCGAGCTGGAGGCTGCCCCGCCCGCCCCCGCCTGA
- a CDS encoding NmrA/HSCARG family protein, producing the protein MAPPILAVVGATGAQGGGLARAALADPARRFRVRAVTRRPESAPARELARLGAEVAAADLDDPASVRRAFEGADAAFCVTNFWEHFSGEREIVQAEPMAAAAEAAGVGHVVWSTLEDTRRWVPLDDGRMPTLQGRFKVPHFDAKGEADALFTGRGLPVTLFRTSFYWENLIGFGVEPRRGADGVLTLTLPMGDRPLPGIAAEDIGRCAYGVLRQPERYVGATVGVAGEHPTGAEMAAALAEALGEEVRYHAVPPDAYRVLGFPGADELGNMFQVKHDANDDFCSARSVEGSRLLNPDLQTFRQWLAANAARIPVEPPLATA; encoded by the coding sequence ATGGCACCCCCCATCCTTGCCGTCGTCGGCGCCACGGGCGCCCAGGGCGGCGGCCTCGCCCGCGCCGCCCTGGCCGACCCCGCGCGGCGGTTCCGCGTCCGCGCCGTCACCCGCCGTCCCGAGTCCGCGCCGGCCCGCGAGCTGGCCCGCCTCGGCGCCGAGGTCGCCGCGGCCGACCTCGACGACCCCGCCAGCGTCCGCCGCGCCTTCGAGGGCGCCGACGCCGCCTTCTGCGTGACCAACTTCTGGGAGCACTTTTCGGGCGAGCGCGAGATCGTCCAGGCTGAGCCGATGGCCGCCGCGGCCGAGGCCGCCGGCGTGGGCCACGTGGTCTGGTCGACGCTCGAGGACACCCGCCGGTGGGTCCCCCTCGACGACGGCCGGATGCCGACGCTCCAGGGCCGCTTCAAGGTGCCCCACTTCGACGCCAAGGGCGAGGCTGACGCCCTCTTCACCGGCCGCGGCCTCCCGGTCACCCTCTTCCGGACGTCGTTCTACTGGGAGAACCTCATCGGCTTCGGGGTCGAGCCGCGCCGCGGCGCGGACGGCGTGCTCACGCTCACCCTCCCGATGGGCGACAGGCCCTTGCCCGGCATCGCGGCCGAGGACATCGGCCGGTGCGCCTACGGCGTCCTTCGCCAACCCGAGCGGTACGTCGGCGCGACGGTCGGCGTGGCGGGCGAGCACCCGACGGGCGCCGAGATGGCCGCCGCGCTGGCGGAGGCGCTCGGCGAAGAGGTCCGCTACCACGCCGTCCCGCCCGACGCGTACCGCGTCCTGGGCTTCCCCGGCGCCGACGAGCTGGGCAACATGTTCCAAGTCAAGCACGACGCGAACGACGACTTCTGCTCGGCCCGGAGCGTCGAGGGGAGCCGGTTGCTGAATCCGGACCTCCAGACGTTCCGCCAGTGGCTGGCGGCGAACGCCGCGCGCATCCCCGTCGAGCCGCCGCTGGCGACGGCCTGA
- a CDS encoding GNAT family N-acetyltransferase, translating into MELVTAPAAALTLRRARPDDAAACGAICFEAFAAIADRHGFARDFPSPEAATGLLTHMFGHPCCYGVVAEVDGRTVGSNVLTEADAIAGVGPITIAPDAQDGRVGRRLMEAVLDRAAERRVAGVRLCQAAYHGRSLALYTSLGFRVREPLAVMQGPAVGRVPKGYAVRAATPDDRAACDDLCRRVHGHDRTGELAEAIGQGTARVVHRAGRLVGYTTGVGFMGHSVGTHDEALMALVGAADAFPGPGFLLPTRQATLFRWCLAHRLRVVFPATLMSVGLYGEPAGPFLPSILY; encoded by the coding sequence ATGGAACTCGTCACGGCCCCCGCCGCCGCCCTCACGCTCCGCCGCGCCCGGCCCGACGACGCCGCGGCGTGCGGCGCGATCTGCTTCGAGGCGTTCGCCGCCATCGCCGACCGCCACGGGTTCGCGCGCGACTTCCCCTCGCCCGAGGCCGCGACCGGCCTGCTCACGCACATGTTCGGCCACCCCTGCTGCTACGGCGTGGTCGCCGAGGTCGACGGCCGGACGGTCGGGAGCAACGTGCTCACCGAGGCCGACGCGATCGCCGGCGTCGGACCCATTACGATCGCGCCCGACGCGCAGGACGGGCGGGTCGGGCGGCGGCTCATGGAGGCCGTCCTCGACCGGGCCGCCGAACGCCGGGTCGCAGGGGTCCGGCTCTGTCAGGCCGCCTACCACGGCCGGTCGCTCGCGCTGTACACATCGCTCGGGTTCCGCGTCCGCGAGCCGCTGGCGGTGATGCAGGGGCCGGCGGTCGGGCGCGTGCCCAAGGGCTACGCCGTCCGCGCAGCGACGCCCGACGACCGAGCGGCGTGCGACGACCTCTGCCGGCGCGTCCACGGCCACGACCGGACCGGCGAGTTGGCCGAGGCGATCGGTCAGGGCACGGCGCGCGTGGTCCACCGCGCCGGCCGCCTCGTGGGCTACACGACCGGCGTCGGGTTCATGGGCCACTCGGTCGGAACGCACGACGAGGCGCTGATGGCGCTCGTCGGCGCGGCCGACGCCTTCCCCGGGCCCGGCTTCCTGCTTCCGACGCGTCAGGCCACCCTCTTCCGGTGGTGCCTCGCGCACAGGCTCCGCGTCGTCTTCCCGGCGACGCTCATGAGCGTTGGGCTCTACGGGGAGCCGGCCGGGCCCTTCCTCCCCTCCATCCTCTACTAG
- a CDS encoding DUF5602 domain-containing protein, with protein MHPRSVLPLGALALLLLAGCDGTSDAGTHFGTAADVGDGTVRTFVRIGASGVPETLGVAISESALSGLPTHAGGDGHDHESLWTLRLPDEARTAGLQYDHVWFGWNPEGHEPEGLFTYPHFDLHFYWVPVAERESWTPVDPEFGEKGGRAPEARYVPQGYVLPPGPAVPEMGNHLVDTADPTYAPGGPTFTEVLIWGSYDGRVPFLEPMITRAFLESLKASGRAHVETLAQPQAFQTAGYYPTRYSVRYDADAGQYLVTLDGLVRHAAG; from the coding sequence ATGCACCCCCGATCCGTCCTCCCCCTCGGCGCCCTGGCGCTCCTCCTATTGGCCGGCTGCGACGGCACGTCCGACGCTGGCACCCACTTCGGAACCGCCGCGGACGTCGGCGACGGCACCGTCCGCACGTTCGTCCGCATAGGTGCTTCGGGCGTCCCCGAGACACTCGGCGTTGCCATCTCTGAGAGCGCCCTGAGCGGGCTCCCCACGCACGCCGGCGGCGACGGACACGACCACGAGAGCCTGTGGACGCTCCGCCTCCCCGACGAGGCCCGCACTGCGGGCCTCCAGTACGACCACGTCTGGTTCGGGTGGAACCCTGAAGGCCACGAGCCCGAGGGCCTCTTCACGTACCCCCACTTCGACCTCCATTTCTACTGGGTCCCGGTGGCCGAGCGGGAGTCCTGGACGCCGGTCGACCCCGAGTTCGGGGAGAAGGGCGGCCGGGCGCCGGAGGCGAGGTACGTCCCCCAGGGCTACGTCCTTCCGCCCGGCCCAGCCGTTCCCGAGATGGGGAACCACCTCGTCGACACGGCGGACCCGACGTACGCGCCGGGAGGCCCCACCTTCACCGAGGTGCTCATCTGGGGCAGCTACGACGGCCGCGTCCCGTTCCTCGAGCCGATGATCACGAGGGCGTTCCTCGAGTCGCTCAAGGCGAGCGGGCGGGCGCACGTGGAGACGCTCGCGCAGCCCCAGGCCTTCCAAACGGCGGGCTACTACCCGACCCGCTACTCCGTCCGCTACGACGCCGACGCCGGGCAGTACCTCGTCACGCTCGACGGGCTCGTCCGCCACGCCGCCGGCTGA
- a CDS encoding transposase, which translates to MSRTLDTERTARAAPLHSRTCSDAVHVMDLFGSHYAVGGHGRLRRVLVRGFYGGRRVAGRKRHVLVDTEGLVVACHVTGADVSDQAGARRLLGGLRPLQPRLALLWADRAYGGRPLAAWAAERSVWVEIVRPEPGQRGFVVRPRRRVVERTFAWLGRYRRLAKDYEWRVELAEALIKPAMVRLMLRRLARPGLARQTSSGGAFRGSGHAG; encoded by the coding sequence CTGTCAAGAACTCTTGACACCGAGAGAACGGCAAGGGCGGCCCCGCTCCACTCGAGAACGTGCTCGGACGCCGTCCACGTCATGGACCTGTTCGGGAGCCACTACGCTGTCGGGGGGCACGGCCGCCTCAGGCGGGTGCTCGTCCGTGGCTTCTACGGCGGGAGGCGCGTGGCGGGGCGGAAGCGGCATGTTCTCGTCGACACGGAGGGGCTCGTCGTCGCGTGCCACGTGACCGGCGCCGACGTCTCAGACCAGGCCGGGGCGAGGCGGCTCCTCGGCGGGCTCCGCCCGCTCCAGCCGAGGCTCGCGCTCCTGTGGGCCGACCGGGCCTACGGCGGCCGCCCGCTCGCGGCGTGGGCGGCCGAGCGGAGCGTCTGGGTCGAGATCGTCCGGCCTGAGCCGGGGCAGCGAGGGTTCGTTGTCCGGCCCCGACGGCGGGTCGTGGAGCGGACGTTCGCGTGGCTGGGCCGGTACCGCCGACTCGCCAAGGACTACGAGTGGCGGGTTGAGTTGGCCGAGGCGCTGATCAAACCGGCGATGGTCCGGCTCATGCTCCGCCGCCTCGCTCGCCCAGGGTTAGCTCGCCAAACAAGCTCTGGGGGAGCCTTTCGAGGAAGCGGCCATGCCGGGTAG
- a CDS encoding DUF512 domain-containing protein, whose amino-acid sequence MPVRIASVDPGSLAETLGWAPGDQILAINGEPVEDELDFRFKTSDERLTLRVRTGGQLAEETVEKEPDAGLGVELEEFRIKTCGDDCVFCFVDQNPVGLRDTLYFRDGDFRMSFLYGNYITVTNLRDRDLERIVEQRLSPLYVSVHCTDDDVRAEMMGHRTLRDRQGEKLRFLADHGIELHAQIVLVPGYNDGAQLVKTILDLYDLEEQLYSVSIVPVGLTAHRRALTTLRPVSPSEARQLARQVARWQDYFRERIGRGFVYLSDEVYLLAGLDFPDEEAYDGYPLMENGVGMSRDFLDELAFQAEDLPDALPESRRVTLVSGTLTAPLLRDRVEPVLRGVEGLDVEVVACENRLFGEVVTVSGLLNFKSFLAELKPRAAAGTLGDLVVLPPDCVNFEGLFLDNRPGQMTPDDLSRALGGVEVVVFDGDWGALVDRLADPVAA is encoded by the coding sequence GTGCCCGTCCGCATCGCCTCCGTCGACCCCGGATCGCTCGCCGAGACGCTCGGCTGGGCGCCGGGCGACCAGATCCTCGCCATCAACGGCGAGCCGGTCGAGGACGAACTCGACTTCCGCTTCAAGACGTCCGACGAGCGGCTGACGCTCCGCGTCCGGACGGGGGGGCAGTTGGCGGAGGAGACCGTCGAGAAGGAGCCAGACGCCGGCCTCGGCGTCGAGCTGGAGGAGTTCCGCATCAAGACCTGCGGCGACGACTGCGTGTTCTGCTTCGTCGACCAGAACCCGGTCGGCCTCCGCGACACGCTGTACTTCCGCGACGGCGACTTCCGGATGTCGTTCCTCTACGGCAACTACATCACGGTCACGAACCTCCGCGACCGCGACCTCGAGCGGATCGTCGAGCAGCGACTCAGCCCGCTCTACGTCTCGGTCCACTGCACCGACGACGACGTCCGCGCCGAGATGATGGGCCACCGGACGCTCCGCGACCGGCAGGGCGAGAAGCTCCGGTTCCTGGCCGACCACGGCATCGAGCTCCACGCGCAGATCGTTCTCGTCCCGGGCTACAACGACGGGGCCCAACTCGTCAAGACGATCCTCGACCTGTACGATTTGGAGGAGCAGCTGTACTCCGTGAGCATCGTCCCTGTCGGCCTGACGGCGCACCGGAGGGCGCTCACCACGCTCCGGCCCGTCTCGCCGTCCGAGGCGCGGCAGCTGGCCCGCCAGGTCGCCCGCTGGCAGGACTACTTCCGCGAGCGGATCGGCCGCGGGTTCGTCTACCTCTCCGACGAGGTCTACCTCCTCGCCGGCCTCGACTTCCCAGACGAGGAGGCCTACGACGGCTACCCGCTCATGGAGAACGGCGTCGGGATGAGCCGCGACTTCTTGGACGAGCTGGCCTTCCAGGCGGAGGACCTGCCGGACGCGTTGCCCGAGTCCAGGCGAGTCACGCTCGTGTCCGGGACGCTCACGGCGCCGCTCCTCCGAGACCGCGTCGAACCCGTGCTGCGAGGGGTCGAGGGGCTGGATGTCGAGGTCGTCGCCTGTGAGAACCGGCTGTTTGGCGAGGTCGTGACGGTGTCGGGCCTCCTCAACTTCAAGAGCTTCCTCGCGGAGCTCAAGCCCCGCGCCGCGGCCGGCACGCTCGGTGACCTCGTCGTGCTGCCGCCCGACTGCGTCAACTTCGAAGGGCTCTTCCTCGACAACCGCCCGGGCCAGATGACCCCCGACGACCTGAGCCGCGCGCTCGGCGGCGTGGAGGTCGTGGTGTTCGACGGCGATTGGGGAGCGCTCGTGGACCGGCTGGCGGACCCTGTCGCGGCGTAG